accagaggggagggtggtggggggatgggctaaataggtgatggggattaaagaatgcacttgtgatgagcagcaGGTGATCTATggcattgttgaatcactatatattgtgtacctgaaactaacataaccttgtatgttaactaactggaattaaaataaaaattaaaagaaaagaagaaacttctGATCTTAatacaagatgttaataatagaggaaactgTTTCTGTGAGTGAGAGGGGTaaatgggaactctgtactttttgCTACATTTTTTTGTAAACGGAAAActtctttagaaaataatgttGAGGCAGAaagttaagatggtggaggagtAGGAGGACTGGGATTTTCTTTGTACCTCAAACAtggctgtattgaggtcagatcacttggaacactcAGGAAATCAATCTGCACAGTGAcaaaggatctccacagttggagggagacagcttggcaggatcGAGGCACATGTATGTGAATTTGtctctgtggagagacaaaagggagagagcaGTTGTGAAAGTGCGGCATCAAGtgagcacaagaggaaaacctctctggaccatggatTGGGGAACAAGAAATACAGAGAGTGCCAGTTTATTATTcgcaaacagccttaggagctgAAACTTGGAGGTTGGGAAGTGCAGGGCTTTCTCTGGAGCAAAGCCGGAGCCTTGGCGCctgctcctggggaggagggagccagtCTGGAGTATATAGAGCACAGTAGTGATCACAGGGGCACATTGGAAGAGAAtagtccccttcctggagtactttgggaagagggtttattgcctcccccAGGACAAAAGACACTGaaggtgccagccaaaggccttttatCTGCAGGGCAGAGGGGCTCTACTCTagaacaggggagaggagctACACCAAGCTGGGTTTTGAATCCCAACCAAGCGCCTAAAAGGCGTGGGAGAACTGTGGAGCAGGGCAAGCTGACTGCCCAGGTTTTCTGTAAGGGCTGCCTAAACAGTGTGGGTTGAGATACCCCATATAGAGTGGAGAGATGCCATTTTCCCCCCAACGCCAAcatggtgggacttcagagagcagcagACCCCAGCAGtagcaggacacacacacacccaacccACCCCTtcgtgcctggcaactgcttatcaACTGGAGCAAGACTGACTGACCCAACACagctggcctctcctccagaacAGCACAGTCACgggtcccaggcaccaacagacagctggttttctttttttttcctttcttccctcttctttttttcttttgggatcaggctcatagtttctggtttctttttagtgtctctctctctgtctctctctctctctgtatgtgtgtgtgtgtgtatatatatatatatgtcaatattatatgtattactatatattgtatgtaatatatagtatatgtcatatatactattatatattatttgatcAATATATATGTTGGTcaatatataatgtgtgtgtgtgtatatatatatatataaatgtatatatatacacacatatatatatataaatttttttggcaagtcatttttgttctatttttttttctatcttttctctttcttattctttattttcctttctctttctctggactTAGACTTATGGTTTTTTGATTCTCTGgctcccctttcatttttcactttttatgggATCAAGCTGGCCCcactgcctttccttttttttccccaacaaattGCTTCAACAAATTGAAGTGCATCTGGTTGAAGGTCCAAACACTAAACCACGATGAGCAAGGaggaactctgcagaggactggtcagtgggatagagcagccaaaatgcaacacAGAGTGCATGagatgtaccaaaaaaaaaacacttcctgaagtgcgaGGCCCTGGACAGcatatgacccctttttaatatattaacttatatatttaatatattaatatatatattagtatgtGTCACTTTCAAGTGTGGGAGGCATAACaggttttaaaacacacaaagacagaaacctagccaaaatgacaaaatggaggaattctccACAAAAGAAAGTTCAGGAAAAaatcacagccagagaattgttcaaaacagatataaataatatatctaaACAAGAATTTACAATAACATAaaactaatagctgggcttgaaaaaagcatagaagacaccagagaagcTCTTGCTGCAAAGATCAAAGACCTAGAACTAGAACTaatataaaaatgctataactgagatacaaaataaactagatacagtgacaatgaggatggaagaagcataggagaaaataggtgaaatagaagataaaattatggaaaataatgaagctgaaaaatagaggaaaaggaaTTTACTAGATcatgaagggagaattagagaactaagtgattccatgaaacaaaaaaatacccatatcataggagtcccagaaaaagaagagtgaaagggaaagaaggtttatttgaacaaattatagctgagagcttccctaatctagggaaggaagtaggtatccaagtccaagaggcacagagaactccctttaaaATCAACAAAGACCGGTCAACACCACAACTGAAACtgagaaaatacagagataaagagagaattctgaaagcaggtagggaaaaaaggtccttaacctacaatggtagacacataaggttagtagcagacctgtccactgaaatttggcaggaCACAAGGGAGtgtcaggaaatattcaatgtgctgaataggaaaaatatgcatccaaTAATCCTTTTTCCAGCAAGActctcattcagaatagaaggagagataaagactttcccagacaaacaaaaactaaagaagtttgtgactactcaaccagccctgcaagagatcctaagggggactctaaagactacaaaggaccagagaacatcacaaagaacatgaaacctacagataacacaatggcactaaatccatatctttgagtaatcactctgaatgtaaattgactaaacgccccaatcaaaatacatagggtatcagaatggataaaaaacaaaaacaaaaccaagatccatttatatgctgctgacaaaagactcattttagacctgaagacacctgcaaattgaaagtgagaggactgagaagcatctatcatgctaatggatgtcaagagaaagccggagtagccatatttttatcagacaaactagtctttaaaacaaagactgtaacaatagataaggaagggcattatataattaaagggtctatccatgaagaagagctaacaattgtaaatgtttatgcccccaatgtggaagaacccagatatataaatcagttaatcacaaatataaggaAAACTTACTGATAATAAGACAGTAAtcgtaggagactttaatactccacttataacaatggacagatcctctaagcagaaaatcaataaggaaacaatggctctgaatgacacattgtaccacatggacttaacagatatattcagaacatttcaccctaacgcagcagaatacacattcttctcgagtgcacatggaacattctctaaaatagatcacacactgggtcacaaaacagcccttgaTAAGTATGAAAgtattgagatcataccatgcatattttcagatcacaatgctatgaaacttgaaattaaccacaagaaaaaatttggaatgcCCCCAAATATATgtaggttaaagaacatcctactaaagaatgaatgggttaaccaagaaattaaagaaaaataaaaaaaaatacctggaagcaaatgaaaatgcaaacaggacagtccaaacactttgggatgcagcgttggcagtcctaagaagaaaatacattgcatttcAGGCCTGtctaaagaagcaagaaagttcccaaatacacaatctaacctaaaggagctagaaaaggagcaacaaataaagcccaaagccagcagaagaagggaaataataaagattagcgtggaaaaaaatgatacagaatccaaaaaaacagatcaataaatgtaagagctgtttttttcaaagaataaaaaaaaattgacaaacctctacccagacttctcaaaaggaaaagagagaggacccaaacagataaaatcatgaatgaaaaaggagagatcagaaccaacaccatagaaatacaattattagagaatactatgaaaaaactttcatgtgagaaataaattaagCATACAACCATTAGTTTTGCATGAGAGTTTTAGGAGGACTTTGGCAACACAAGAATTAGATATATTGAAGATGTTAACTGATTATTTGAATGTATATAGTAGCTGGTTCACTATAGACTGTACCACTTAAAGTGTGGTCGTATCATTAGAGGTAGTGAATGCAGATTCTGAAACCAGGAACCCTGCCTCGAGGGCTTTTATGGAGGTACATATCAGGGATGCAGGCCAGGACAGGGTCTTGGGAGATACCTTCTGTATCTAAGAATGCCTCTTCATGTGTTGGGGCTGTAAATTTCCTGGGTACTGCCGTTGTTCTCCTTTGAAGGACTTCCCATTTCAGATAGCATTCTTCCTGGCTTTGTCCAAGATGGCTTATAGCCTCTGAGGTTCTGCAGCTGTTTATGAAGTTTTACAAGGTGGCCTTGGTTAGGACTTAATAAACCTTAAAGGCCTCATTATGGTGAACCATTATGGAGATTTAAAATTtgggagaaatttttaaattctgtttacaGATATTTGATAGAGATTAACTTGCTATTTAAGTGTACTTTTCTATAAATGCTACCTaaaactgtatgtgtgtgtaagtcAAAGGAACTGGCTAAATACTAAGATATTTGTTAACTTACTATTCTAACAAGTTTTCATATCATTTCACAGTTATTTTGTTATAGAAATGGCTTGTAAATTCTCAGTGAACAGAAAGCTTGTTCCCTTGTTAAACAGTTCTGCTGTAATATATGACACTCAGTTGTTCACTCTCTTCCATAtacctgttcatttttcttcttaaaaaataatttacttttaatgtcTTAGATGTTAACATTAGAAGAACCCTAGTTTGAAAAATCCAACTAAATTAAATGGATTTAGTATCCAATCTGATTGTTTCCAATTAATAGTTCAAGAAGACACAAACATCTTTTAAAACCTATAAGAAAAGTCCAACTTTTGTGACTCTGTATATCTGATTTGAGTTTAAAATCACTAAAAACATTTTGGTCCTTTTTGTGTACCTGGTGTTAGGCACTGTAtaagttgaattattttttatttttatttcttttgctattaaaataatttgtttaatattaaGTAGTAAAATAACATTTGGGTATTAGGTCTAGAGGAGAAAGAGTGGGTGACAGATTATAATTtatcaaatacaaatttaaaaaataggcttaTCCTTATTCACTAATGCAAAGCATAAGTTTTTGCTAAgttatctattaaaattttttaagttattatatatgtttaaaatgataaagattatGTCATTTTAAGTTAACAGTATTAAAAAGGCAATAACCCAATTtaattaccattaatttaaaaggcaaaaatattttttggaataaaaagttattattaaCACAAACTATAACAATTCAAGGAATATTTTGTTACACACCAAATgaaaaacccaaacacaaaataatgatttctcatattttaataatCAGTGGGGTGACAGAACCATCAGTGAATGTGTCAGGAATACATGTGAACACTGGATGAAATACACAATACTTTCATCTCAGCATAAATCAGCAAGCTCTTTCCTGGTACAACCTACGTTACAACACCTGTCACTGTATCTTATATAGTCTGATCTCTTTATTCGAGAATGTGCATCTAACCTTGATCTTCCTGATTGTGAAAGACTTTGGTCTTCAGCTTCATTTTGTCTACCAAGAATACTTTTCTCCACTTCTTCCAAGTTAAGATTAGAATCCTTCAATGAAGGTTGTAGTTCTCTGAATGATGGCTCCCTCTCAGACAGTGTTGCCTTCAGCTCTTGTGGCAAATCAGGAATGTATTCCAACATCCCATTCAAGGCTTCTGCACCACTGGTGATGGAGGAGGACAcgatttctaaattaaaaaaaaaaaaaaaggagggggtagAGAAAAATACTCAAggaacatcaggaaaaaaataaaattttgcagaGACATGAAAGAAAGTATTGTCTTAATAGAATTAAACATCAAAACAGAGTTAACAAGTATCCTGATTAAACAATTTAGCGGATTATAGTTGGGCGGCTTAAATTACTACAGCATTACTAAGATTCTGCTTTACTCCACAGactttgtgtctgtctttcttcATGTCCCCTTAATGCTTTCATCATAGTCTTTGACTCCCTCTGACATTTCTGAAGTCATCTTGGTCATCGAAAACACTCAGTTTGACTCCAGATTAATTTTTCTTACCTGActaattttcttctgttactAACTTCTGACTTAATTCTAACTTAATCCTCTCAAACATTCCATGGTGGCAGATTACTGCCTCAGGATAAAGGTAAAAAGGCAGAATTTTCAGCTCCTCTGATCTAAAAGGAGATATTGGTCTCTGACATCCCTCATACATCTATTTAACAATTTCTTTTCTCCAGAGTATTTACTCCAAATCAGTAGTATTTTACATTTACTAGAGAAATGGGCTAAAAGAACAGTGACCAAAATACCAGTGACTTTAAGAAGAGATTGGTATCTGTTGTGCTGTGTGTACTAACTAATGTACTTTGTATGACTTTTGTTCCAGTGTTGTGGATCACACAAGTTCTGCATGTTAAGGGAGTCTGATCTTAAACACATCCCAGGATGGGCAAATAAGAAGGTTGGAACTTGGACTGGGAACCCGCAGGAACTAGCtgatgtcttcctttttttttatttttattttttaaaaatgtttatttatttttgagagagagcatgcgagcgagcaagtggaggaggggcagagagagagggagacacagaatccgaagcaggctccaggctccgagcggtctacagagcccgacacggggctcaaactcatgaactgtgagatcatgacctgagccgaagtcggacacttaactgactgagccacccaggagcccctggtatCTTTCTTCTTAGATCAGTTGAACCTGCATTGACTGTTTCCATGTCTCTGGCACTGCCAGGTAAGagatataataaaaaggaaacatatttcCTGCTCTCAAAAAACTCTCGGTCGTGTAGACTCTCTCCTAACCTTACCTATTCCATTTACACAATTTTGAGAGTTTTAGCACCAGAAACATTAGAGACACAGATGAAGTTTAAATTATAGTATAAACCTGTATCAGTTCTTGCTGTTCTTCATGGACAGCCAACTGTCCTTTTCAGCTTACTAATAAAGTGTGGCTCTTGAAACAGTGGAAACAATGAAGCCAAGATATATAAATCTAAACAATGGACTGTAGATTTCTGGGTAACCATTGATGACTATTGATCAGAGGAAATCACACCCCCTCACCCAGGCAGGCATGAATGCTCTGGGGCTGGCCCCTTTCCTGTGAGTTCTTTAGCAAGGGTCTCCATGCTCTCCTTTCAGCCAGTAACAAACTTCAATAGTTGGGAGTtttcaagtgaaagaaaacaaactctagtattttatctttccttctaatGCTCATTTTCATTCATGTTCTAAACCTGACAGATGAGAATTTGTACCATTTTTTTGGTAGTCAGAAGTTTTTGCATTTTCCTTCAGTAAGATACCCCAAGTTTAATTCAATCTCCCCATAAAACTATCCTTGCTCAAACTTAAACCTTCTCTAGTCGGGGCCTTATTGAATGCAGAGAAAAACTAATAGTAACTTTAGTAACTTTCCATATACTTAATGCCAGTTAATGAATTAGGCAAAACAATTGTAGTTTCTGTTGTGTTTATTCATAGGCTGTGTTTTTTGGCATTCTTTTTcacatcttgactattgtgaGCAATGCATGTGGGAGTGGTAATATCTCTTCaaaatttggatttcatttgttttagatGAATATGccgaagtggagttgctggatcatatgggaattcttttgtgttgttgttttttgaggcATCTCCCCAGTGTTTCCCATAGTGCTTGCAccattttgctttggtttcccaccagcagtatacaAAGGTACTAGTatttccacatcctcaacaattcttgtctttttttttttttgataatagctatcctGACAGCTGTGAAGTGATaccattgttgttttgatttccaTCTCCCTGATGATAGTGATATAGagctttttttcttataactgtTGGCCCTTGTATGTCTTCTGTGccaaaaatgtctgttcatgtcttcagtCCATTTTGTAGTTGGATTATTACcttttttgctattgagctgtaggagttccttatatatgtCAGAAATTAAACCCttccagatatatgatttgcaaatactttctcccaatCCATAAACTACCTTTTtactctgattatttcctttgctctgcagaagctttttagtatGATGTAGTTCCACTTGTCTACTTTTGCCTGATTGCactcttttattaaaattattttttaaacttattttgaaacattttccaaTCAACAGCTTTACCTTCTCAAgtgtaaataaaagataatattctAATCAACCTGATTTCATataaacatctctctctcttttttttactgtttgtttatttttgagagagagagagagagagagacagagcacaagcaggagagggacagagagagagggggacacagaatctgaagcaggctccaggctctgagctgtcagcacagagcctgatatggggttcgaactcacaaatagcaagatcatgacctgagccaaagtcagatgcctaaccaactgagccacccaggggctctcTTAATTACTGTATTTTGGACTAAAATTACTAACATAGACctcttttagttaaaaatatctcttattttttaaaggggtGCAATGAGTGTTATTTCTGCATACactctggtaaaaaaaaaatggctagctaacaataatacaaaacaaaaactaaacaataGAGGTTTTATAAGCTCATGAATCACAAGTTATTTTGATTGATATGTACTTCCAAAATGATTCTTACCTAGTAATTTAAGCATTTTTCTTGATCTTCACTTGCAGGCaatattttgttagtttatttcCAGTTAAATTATGTACTGGGTAGCAATGAAGACAGTCCtttgaaaaaactttaaaatcacaATACTCTGctacaaaaacagaaatttggCCAAATAGCTAtatttaaatgtgctcagaaaatCGTGTTTAAGTAACaatttggaaacaacctaaatgtccactaagaatggttaaatatatatagtagatTTGTgacataaaatactataaaaattttctaaattcacCAAGGTGGGTCTCAAACATACAACTCCAAgataagagtcacatgctctacccactgagccaggcaggcgcccatACATTTTTCATTAACAGTGCCTGTCAGTTTCTCATTTAATgtagatgttttcattttctaattaaattcaCGTATTTTTTCAGAGTCTTTAGtatctgtgttttttatttttttattgtatttatgtgtatgtttcaGTCTTTAATATGAGCATATTATTTATTCAGAAAAAGTGAATTAACAAAGGAAACACAATGCAGTCTGGTCTTGCCGACTTTGAATGAGTAAATTTCTAAACTCTGTAGTGTAGAATATAAGCATTATGTAAAAACTTGCATTAAATAAATCAGTCTCTGACCAAcagtatagaaaaataaagtaaatagcTTTATAATCATACTTTAAATCCCATAAAAGAGAAGTAAATGTGCTTAGTGTGCACAATGATTTTACATGAAGGTCACTTAAATATAGGATATATTATGTAGCCTATAAAATATAGTTGTGATTTATCATAAATCGCATACATGttgtaaaacaaaacactattCATAATTGAGCTTGCCTTTTCTGAATTTAATATAACCCATTACACTGATTAGATGTGAAAGTTTGTATTGCTACTTAAACTTAGGTTCCATTTTATCTCTCTAAATAGTATTActaacaaagtttttttttgtttgtttgtttaaaccatTCCAGATTTGAGCTGTACTCAATTCTGAGCGGTCAGGTTTTCTCCTGTAGGGGATCaggcctttttctttctcttcaatccCTTCTCTTGCAAATGAACTTCAAGGCCCATTGCAAAGAGGGTGGGAGGCTAGGCTCTCCCCTTCAatgaaatttacaaataaaaataaaattaaaagagattttcGATGGTGTGGGCCACAGTCCAGATTTTTTGCAAAGGAGGAGAGTTGTTAAGAAGACCCTTCATATTTACCACTCCAGGATCCTAGCAGTGGTCTCCGAGTTCAGTCCCATGCACTTTGGCACTCAAACCAGCGCACACGACCATCTGCTCTGTGCCCTGCGGACTTGACTGTGGTGTCCAACCCAGGTGCGCCCCCACCTCCAGCGGGTCTTTGGGCGACAGAACCACCTCTGTGGCTCCCCCTCGTCCCCATCCCGATCATCCTGACTGCCAGGAGGTGAAGGGCACCAAGTGCCTCTCAGGAAAGGCCTCTGCTGTGCCCGATGCTTTCACTTCCTCTGGTGAGATCCCGGGTGCGACCTCACTAGAAAAGCACATTGCAAGAGAAAATTCCAAACTTTTAGGCATCAGCAACCTCGGAGTCAGGGCTAAGCGCGGGAAGCCAGCGCGGTCTGGAGCCGCCCAGCGCGGGTGCGCTTCCGAATGGTCCGACAGCCCGACCACAGCCAATGGGAAGTGGGGAGCAGCGGGGGCCGGAGCGCTCACCTGGGAGTGCGGCGGGTGCCTGCCGAGGTTCCCGGTGTTGCTGACTGTTCTTTCCCCAGGACAATGAGCCGCAGATCCGGATTTGTAGTCGGACATACTCGCGGCCGCATGCCTTTAACACTTCCTGCTCCCGGGCTGGGATCTCTCTGGCATGTAGGCTCAGTAGCAGCCAGACTCCCAGCAGGTGGGATAAGAACAGGCGCAGCATCTTGGACCAGAAAGCTGCTGCCCTGGGCGTTTGCTTTCCGCTAGAGCCTGCAGCCGCTGACGCCTACCGGTCTCTGTCTGTGTTCCAATGCTGGACTTTGGGGCTGCTTTCCTGGCCAGGTTCAACCAAGCTTTTATAACCCTTGGGTGACCACTTAGACCTGAGTCAGTGGTCCAAGCCCCACCcttttccccacccacctccttggAATTCCCCCTTTCActccccccaaacccccaccccctATCCCACCCCACCCGCCCTCCGTTCCCCTTCCCCAACTTTCCTCCACTTTCCCATCTTTCTGTTCTTGGATCTTTTGCagctgtatatatttttcttttcttacctttaaaGTATTTCACATACTTTAGGTAAAGTTAGTCAagatttaaacttttcttttatcATAAAGTTATGCATGGCCCTTACACTAAAttatatcaagaaaaataaaattgaaatcacCCATATTCTCATAGTTCAGAGTTTTCCAGCATGACCATTTGTTGTATAACCTAATCTAAATAAGTTCGTTAGAATAGTGTCTGGTATATCagtcattaaaaatacaatgaatgaatggaaaaattaCTAGCAAAAGAGATATctgatgactttttttaaaatcctggttaaaaacattaaaattatcaaTGCATCACTTTAAGTTTGTACGATATCTTAAGTTTACAGTGCACTTTCTCTACTGACTTTCCTTGACTCTTCTGGGAGATAGTCTAATTGTAACCAGttacttgaatattttaatttcagattgtATTGTTTCTATATCCCTAGAGActggagaacacacacacacacacacacacacacacacacacacagaaacaaaaaatgcCACAATTCtagaaagaatattttgataATATAGGTTACAGCACAGAAACCATGTctatttttttactgtattttatgttTACTGTATTTAGTGAGCTTCTAATTTAACAGTTTGAGATAATATGCTCATTAAATAATCTTTCTAGATGGACAGTAACTTTTAAGTGTAAATAGgttctttttttcaataatttattttcttgtgttcaTAATGTATTCAGATTACCTCAGTTCCACCAGGTAAACTAGAGACATGGAGGAAGTTAGGGTAGCTTTGGGTTAAAGTAGTAACAATCAGTTACAGATACAGCTATGGGATAGAATATTTCTCATTTCTAGATTGCTGCTAATTTCAACAGGACCCACTTGGCATTGATCAAATGCTAAGCATTGtgtaataaaacacacacacacaccagccctGACCAAAGCTTTGAGATGGTCAGAGGTAGTGCTTTTACATGGGTTTTTGCTAAAACAAGCAGTTTGGGAGAGGCTTCTCAAAACTGAGGTTTGAAGGTTTTTTTGTGGGTTCACAATCATTGCAAAAAATAATCCATTTGCAAGGCTGCCCTCCAAAGTAATTGCTtgtgtaaaatgtaaatttctggGGGGGAGGGTAGCTTTGGAGGGGGTGGAGTGCATTAAAAATGTAGTAGGTGACTGATACCAGCTTCCTGTGACCATCTCAGATGACCTCAAGGAACAATTAAATACAGGAAGAGCCAGAAAACCAGTTAAGCGAAGGCATGcaagcaaaatttttaaacaatcagaTATGATAGAAACATGTATAAAGATGACCTAAGGGTCTTTCACATGTCTCTGTGGAAGTCAAAAAACCTTAATTGTTACAGCCATAACAAATTCTACCTTGTGACTTGTCTTTGTCCTTGTGACTTGGCGAACTGCTTGCAAGCACGCACaccctttcttcttttgcatgtagagtCCCCTGTATCTAATAAACTTGGGGCAGTTCCACAGAGTAATCTGAAAACCTGTATCCTTGGCTCTCATCTTCAGTAAAACAACAGATAAAAGGATTTACTAGCCTGCTTTGAGGCTGGTTTTCTTTCAGTCATAAGGGGCATTTTTACTTTATCTGTGTCGTCTTGTAGAGTCCTTGCAGTTTATCCAGTGAAAGGGccattctcccattttacagggagAGGAAGCAAGTTGAGAGTAGTCATGTAACTTGTACAAGTTTGTCTAGTGCACATGCCAGATGGGGGCTTACTCTGCTGTTAAGAGTAACAGACAACAGTGGGATTCACAGGCTTTGTAGGCATGGCTAAAAGGCATTTCTTTCATGTTGTTA
This DNA window, taken from Acinonyx jubatus isolate Ajub_Pintada_27869175 chromosome D4, VMU_Ajub_asm_v1.0, whole genome shotgun sequence, encodes the following:
- the RLN1 gene encoding prorelaxin H1, producing MLRLFLSHLLGVWLLLSLHAREIPAREQEVLKACGREYVRLQIRICGSLSWGKNSQQHREPRQAPAALPEIVSSSITSGAEALNGMLEYIPDLPQELKATLSEREPSFRELQPSLKDSNLNLEEVEKSILGRQNEAEDQSLSQSGRSRLDAHSRIKRSDYIRYSDRCCNVGCTRKELADLC